The Streptomyces sp. NBC_00440 genome contains a region encoding:
- a CDS encoding multifunctional oxoglutarate decarboxylase/oxoglutarate dehydrogenase thiamine pyrophosphate-binding subunit/dihydrolipoyllysine-residue succinyltransferase subunit — MSSQSPSNSSISTDQEGQDKSPADAFGPNEWLVDEIYQQYLQDPNSVDRAWWDFFADYKPGSAGAPTAGADPVSPNPPHQSGVSGRTATAQGGAAAGAAPTTAAPATPSTPPAAAPAAPQAPAPAAPAAAKPAAAAKPAPAAKAAAKAEPAAEPEAPAGPELVTLRGPSAAVAKNMNASLELPTATSVRAVPVKLLFDNRIVINNHLKRARGGKVSFTHLIGFAMVQALKAMPSMNHSFAVKDGKPTLVKPAHVNLGLAIDLVKPNGDRQLVVAAIKKAETLNFFEFWQAYEDIVRRARANKLTMDDFTGVTASLTNPGGIGTVHSVPRLMPGQGLIMGVGAMDYPAEFQGTSQDTLNKLGISKVMTLTSTYDHRVIQGAASGEFLRILANLLLGENGFYDDLFEALRIPYEPVRWLKDIDVSHDNDVTKAARVFELIHSYRVRGHVMADTDPLEYKQRKHPDLDIIEHGLTLWDLEREFAVGGFAGKSMMKLRDILGVLRDSYCRTTGVEFMHIQDPKQRKWIQDRIERGAHAKPEREEQLRILRRLNSAEAFETFLQTKYVGQKRFSLEGGESVIPLLDAVIDSAAESRLDEVVIGMAHRGRLNVLANIVGKSYAQIFREFEGNLDPKSMHGSGDVKYHLGSEGTFTGLDGEQIKVSLAANPSHLETVDPVVEGIARAKQDIINKGGTDFTVLPVALHGDAAFAGQGVVAETLNMSQLRGYRTGGTVHIVINNQVGFTAAPESSRSSMYATDVARMIEAPIFHVNGDDPEAVVRVARLAFEFRQAFNKDVVIDLICYRRRGHNEADNPSFTQPLMYDLIDKKRSVRKLYTESLIGRGDITLEEAEQALQDFQGQLEKVFAEVREATAEPAEATVPVPQAEFPVAVDTSISQEVVKRIAESQVNIPDRITVHPRLLPQVQRRAAMIDEGTIDWAMGETLAIGSLLLEGTPVRLSGQDSRRGTFGQRHAVLIDRKTGEDFTPLLYLSDDQARYNVYDSLLSEYAVMGFEYGYSLARPESLVMWEAQFGDFVNGAQTVVDEYISAAEQKWGQTSGVTLLLPHGYEGQGPDHSSARPERFLQLCAQNNMTVAMPTLPSNYFHLLRWQVHNPHHKPLVVFTPKSMLRLKAAASKAEEFTTGGFRPVIGDDSVDPSAVRKVVFTAGKVYYDLDAERTKRGVTDTAIIRLERLYPLPGAELQAEIAKFPNAEKYLWAQEEPANQGAWPFIALNLIDHLDLAVGADVPHGERLRRISRPHGSSPAVGSAKRHQAEQAQLVAEVFEA, encoded by the coding sequence GTGTCGTCTCAGTCCCCCAGTAATTCGAGCATCTCGACCGACCAGGAGGGGCAGGACAAGAGTCCTGCTGACGCTTTTGGTCCCAATGAGTGGCTCGTCGACGAGATCTACCAGCAGTACCTCCAGGACCCGAATTCGGTTGACCGTGCCTGGTGGGACTTCTTCGCCGACTACAAGCCAGGTTCTGCCGGTGCTCCCACCGCGGGTGCGGACCCGGTGAGCCCGAATCCTCCCCACCAGTCGGGCGTGAGCGGCCGGACGGCCACCGCGCAGGGTGGCGCAGCCGCGGGGGCTGCTCCCACCACGGCCGCGCCCGCCACTCCCAGTACTCCCCCGGCTGCCGCGCCCGCAGCGCCGCAGGCCCCGGCTCCGGCCGCGCCTGCCGCCGCGAAGCCCGCGGCCGCCGCGAAGCCCGCACCGGCCGCCAAGGCCGCTGCGAAGGCCGAGCCCGCCGCCGAGCCCGAGGCGCCCGCCGGCCCCGAGCTGGTCACACTGCGCGGCCCGTCCGCCGCGGTCGCGAAGAACATGAACGCCTCCCTCGAACTGCCGACGGCCACGTCCGTCCGCGCGGTCCCGGTGAAGCTGCTCTTCGACAACCGCATCGTCATCAACAACCACCTGAAGCGCGCCAGGGGCGGGAAGGTCTCCTTCACCCACCTCATCGGCTTCGCGATGGTGCAGGCCCTCAAGGCCATGCCGTCGATGAACCACTCCTTCGCGGTGAAGGACGGCAAGCCGACGCTGGTCAAGCCGGCGCACGTGAACCTCGGCCTCGCCATCGACCTGGTGAAGCCGAACGGCGACCGCCAGCTCGTCGTCGCGGCCATCAAGAAGGCCGAGACGCTCAACTTCTTCGAGTTCTGGCAGGCCTACGAGGACATCGTCCGCCGCGCCCGCGCGAACAAGCTGACGATGGACGACTTCACCGGGGTCACCGCGTCGCTCACCAACCCCGGCGGTATCGGCACCGTCCACTCCGTGCCCCGTCTGATGCCCGGCCAGGGCCTCATCATGGGTGTCGGCGCGATGGACTACCCGGCCGAGTTCCAGGGCACCTCGCAGGACACCCTGAACAAGCTGGGCATCTCGAAGGTCATGACCCTGACCTCGACCTACGACCACCGGGTCATCCAGGGTGCCGCCTCCGGCGAGTTCCTGCGGATCCTCGCCAACCTGCTGCTCGGCGAGAACGGCTTCTACGACGACCTGTTCGAGGCGCTGCGCATCCCGTACGAGCCGGTCCGCTGGCTCAAGGACATCGACGTCTCGCACGACAATGACGTCACCAAGGCCGCCCGCGTCTTCGAGCTGATCCACTCCTACCGGGTCCGCGGCCATGTCATGGCCGACACCGACCCGCTGGAGTACAAGCAGCGCAAGCACCCCGATCTGGACATCATCGAGCACGGGCTCACCCTCTGGGACCTGGAGCGCGAGTTCGCCGTCGGCGGCTTCGCCGGCAAGTCGATGATGAAGCTGCGCGACATCCTGGGCGTGCTGCGCGACTCGTACTGCCGCACCACCGGCGTCGAGTTCATGCACATCCAGGACCCCAAGCAGCGCAAGTGGATCCAGGACCGCATCGAGCGCGGCGCGCACGCCAAGCCCGAGCGCGAGGAGCAGCTGCGCATCCTGCGCCGGCTGAACTCGGCGGAGGCGTTCGAGACCTTCCTGCAGACCAAGTACGTCGGCCAGAAGCGCTTCTCGCTCGAAGGCGGCGAGTCCGTCATCCCGCTGCTCGACGCGGTCATCGACTCGGCCGCCGAGTCGCGCCTCGACGAGGTCGTCATCGGGATGGCCCACCGCGGCCGTCTCAACGTGCTGGCCAACATCGTCGGCAAGTCGTACGCGCAGATCTTCCGCGAGTTCGAGGGCAACCTCGACCCGAAGTCGATGCACGGTTCGGGCGACGTGAAGTACCACCTCGGCTCCGAGGGCACCTTCACCGGTCTGGACGGCGAGCAGATCAAGGTCTCGCTGGCCGCCAACCCGTCCCACCTGGAGACCGTCGACCCGGTCGTCGAGGGCATCGCGCGCGCCAAGCAGGACATCATCAACAAGGGCGGCACGGACTTCACCGTGCTGCCGGTGGCGCTGCACGGCGACGCGGCCTTCGCGGGCCAGGGCGTCGTCGCCGAGACGCTCAACATGTCGCAACTGCGCGGCTACCGCACCGGCGGCACCGTGCACATCGTGATCAACAACCAGGTCGGCTTCACCGCCGCTCCGGAGTCGTCGCGCTCGTCGATGTACGCCACCGATGTGGCCCGCATGATCGAGGCGCCGATCTTCCATGTGAACGGCGACGACCCGGAGGCCGTGGTGCGTGTCGCGCGCCTCGCCTTCGAGTTCCGCCAGGCGTTCAACAAGGACGTCGTCATCGACCTGATCTGCTACCGCCGCCGCGGTCACAACGAGGCCGACAACCCCTCGTTCACGCAGCCGCTGATGTACGACCTGATCGACAAGAAGCGCTCGGTGCGCAAGCTCTACACCGAGTCCCTCATCGGTCGCGGCGACATCACGCTGGAAGAGGCGGAGCAGGCGCTCCAGGACTTCCAGGGCCAGCTGGAGAAGGTCTTCGCGGAGGTCCGCGAGGCCACGGCGGAGCCCGCCGAGGCCACGGTGCCGGTCCCGCAGGCCGAGTTCCCGGTCGCCGTGGACACCTCGATCTCCCAGGAGGTCGTGAAGCGGATCGCCGAGTCGCAGGTCAACATCCCGGACCGGATCACCGTGCACCCGCGGCTGCTGCCGCAGGTGCAGCGCCGGGCCGCGATGATCGACGAGGGCACGATCGACTGGGCGATGGGCGAGACCCTCGCCATCGGCTCGCTGCTCCTGGAGGGCACCCCGGTCCGCCTCTCCGGCCAGGACTCGCGCCGCGGGACCTTCGGCCAGCGGCACGCGGTGCTCATCGACCGCAAGACCGGCGAGGACTTCACCCCGCTGCTCTACCTCTCCGACGACCAGGCGCGTTACAACGTCTACGACTCGCTGCTCAGCGAGTACGCGGTGATGGGCTTCGAGTACGGCTACTCGCTGGCCCGCCCGGAGTCGCTGGTCATGTGGGAAGCGCAGTTCGGTGACTTCGTCAACGGCGCGCAGACCGTGGTGGACGAGTACATCTCGGCCGCCGAGCAGAAGTGGGGCCAGACGTCCGGCGTCACCCTGCTCCTCCCGCACGGCTACGAGGGCCAGGGCCCGGACCACTCGTCCGCCCGCCCGGAGCGCTTCCTCCAGCTGTGCGCGCAGAACAACATGACGGTCGCCATGCCGACGCTCCCGTCGAACTACTTCCACCTCCTGCGGTGGCAGGTGCACAACCCGCACCACAAGCCGCTGGTCGTCTTCACCCCGAAGTCGATGCTCCGCCTCAAGGCGGCCGCGTCGAAGGCGGAGGAGTTCACCACGGGCGGCTTCCGTCCGGTCATCGGGGACGACAGTGTCGACCCGAGCGCCGTGCGCAAGGTCGTCTTCACGGCCGGCAAGGTCTACTACGACCTGGACGCGGAGCGCACCAAGCGCGGCGTCACGGACACCGCGATCATCCGTCTTGAGCGCCTGTACCCGCTGCCGGGTGCCGAACTCCAGGCGGAGATCGCCAAGTTCCCGAACGCCGAGAAGTACCTCTGGGCGCAGGAGGAGCCGGCGAACCAGGGTGCGTGGCCATTCATCGCGCTCAACCTGATCGACCACCTGGACCTGGCGGTCGGCGCCGACGTCCCGCACGGTGAGCGCCTGCGCCGCATCTCGCGGCCGCACGGCTCGTCGCCCGCGGTCGGCTCCGCCAAGCGCCACCAGGCCGAGCAGGCCCAGCTGGTCGCCGAGGTCTTCGAGGCCTAG
- a CDS encoding HAMP domain-containing sensor histidine kinase codes for MTRPRPWNRQRPFPVSIKAKLGTLVVVSVFITTGLLLVALRTKTELRFITVFSVIASMLITQFVAHSLTSPLDEMNTVARSISHGDYTRRVSGADRRDELGDLATTINRMAEDLEAVDRHRKELVANVSHELRTPIAALRAVLENVVDGVSAADPETMRTALKQTERLGRLVETLLDLSRLDNGVVPLKAARFEVWPYLSGVLKEANLAAAQRAGASGSGGQHTRTDVHLHLDVSPPELTAHADAERLHQVVANLIDNAVKHSPPHGRVTVQARRGQQPESLDLEVTDEGPGIPESERHRVFERFNRGRAPSPHGPGSDGGTGLGLAIARWAVDLHGGRIGVAESSRGCRIRVTLPGVSKTPS; via the coding sequence CTGACCCGGCCCCGGCCGTGGAACCGGCAGCGCCCCTTCCCGGTCTCGATCAAGGCCAAGCTGGGCACGCTCGTGGTGGTGTCGGTCTTCATCACCACGGGGCTGCTCCTGGTGGCGCTGCGCACCAAGACGGAGCTGCGGTTCATCACGGTGTTCTCGGTGATCGCCTCGATGCTGATCACCCAGTTCGTGGCGCACAGCCTGACCTCGCCGCTGGACGAGATGAACACCGTCGCCCGGTCGATCTCGCACGGTGACTACACCCGGCGGGTCAGCGGCGCCGACCGCAGGGACGAGCTGGGCGACCTGGCCACGACCATCAACCGGATGGCCGAGGACCTGGAGGCGGTGGACCGGCACCGCAAGGAACTGGTCGCGAACGTCTCCCATGAGCTGCGGACCCCGATCGCGGCCCTGCGGGCGGTGCTGGAGAACGTCGTGGACGGGGTGTCGGCCGCCGACCCCGAGACGATGCGCACCGCGCTCAAGCAGACCGAGCGGCTGGGCCGGCTCGTCGAGACGCTGCTCGACCTCTCCCGCCTCGACAACGGGGTGGTGCCGCTCAAGGCGGCCCGTTTCGAGGTGTGGCCGTACCTCTCGGGCGTGCTGAAGGAGGCGAATCTCGCAGCCGCTCAGCGCGCGGGCGCCTCGGGCTCCGGCGGCCAGCACACCCGGACGGACGTCCATCTCCATCTGGATGTCTCGCCGCCCGAGCTGACGGCGCACGCGGACGCCGAGCGGCTCCACCAGGTGGTCGCAAACCTGATCGACAACGCGGTCAAACACTCCCCGCCGCACGGCCGGGTCACCGTGCAGGCCCGGCGCGGCCAGCAGCCGGAGTCGCTGGACCTGGAGGTCACGGACGAGGGCCCGGGGATCCCCGAGTCCGAGCGGCACCGGGTCTTCGAGCGCTTCAACCGGGGCCGCGCCCCGTCCCCGCACGGTCCGGGCAGCGACGGCGGCACCGGGCTCGGTCTGGCCATCGCCCGCTGGGCGGTCGATCTGCACGGCGGGCGGATCGGGGTGGCCGAATCGTCCCGTGGCTGCCGGATACGCGTCACTCTTCCGGGCGTATCCAAAACACCAAGTTGA
- a CDS encoding response regulator transcription factor, translated as MEQTHTTHNGVAATPGAQRRVLVVEDDPTIVDAIAARLRAEGFQVQTATDGPAAVDAAQGWQPDLMVLDVMLPGFDGLEVCRRVQAQRPVPVLMLTARDDETDMLVGLGVGADDYMTKPFSMRELAARVHVLLRRVERATIAASTPRSGILRLGELEIDHAQRRVRVRNEDVHLTPTEFDLLVCLANTPRAVLSREQLLAEVWDWADASGTRTVDSHIKALRRKIGAERIRTVHGVGYALETPAP; from the coding sequence ATGGAGCAGACACACACCACCCACAACGGCGTCGCGGCCACCCCGGGCGCCCAGCGCCGGGTGCTGGTCGTCGAGGACGACCCGACAATCGTCGACGCCATCGCCGCACGGCTGCGGGCCGAGGGTTTTCAGGTGCAGACGGCAACGGACGGGCCGGCCGCGGTGGACGCGGCCCAGGGCTGGCAGCCGGACCTGATGGTCCTCGACGTGATGCTGCCCGGCTTCGACGGCCTTGAGGTCTGCCGCCGCGTCCAGGCGCAGCGGCCGGTACCGGTCCTGATGCTGACGGCACGCGACGACGAGACCGACATGCTGGTCGGACTCGGTGTCGGCGCCGACGACTACATGACCAAGCCGTTCTCGATGCGCGAGCTGGCGGCGCGCGTCCATGTCCTGCTGCGGCGGGTGGAGCGGGCGACCATTGCCGCCTCGACACCGCGCAGCGGCATCCTGCGCCTCGGCGAGCTGGAGATCGACCACGCGCAGCGGCGGGTGCGGGTGCGCAACGAGGACGTGCATCTGACGCCCACCGAGTTCGATCTGCTGGTCTGCCTGGCGAACACCCCGCGTGCCGTCCTCTCGCGCGAGCAGCTGCTCGCCGAGGTCTGGGACTGGGCCGACGCGTCCGGCACCCGGACCGTGGACAGCCACATCAAGGCACTCCGCAGGAAGATCGGCGCGGAGCGCATCCGTACGGTGCACGGTGTCGGGTACGCGCTGGAGACCCCGGCACCATGA
- a CDS encoding spermidine synthase — translation MTSTTRSNPRTPRGVRGRPGRRTPIDTEHTGDTETVPVPVPGTGTGDVRTLDRREGPYGEVVLRERGEHFEIIANGCFLMDTSDGRSERLLIDAALAALPPGRDRPSVLIGGLGVGFSLAHAATDPRWGRITVVEREQAVIDWHLEGPLARISGAALADPRTVILPTDLVAHMHGSSSAYDALCLDIDNGPGWTVTDDNGGLYTADGLAACMERLKPGGILAVWSAQPSATFEEALRNAGFIGVRTEEIPVARGVPDVVHLGVRPA, via the coding sequence ATGACATCCACCACACGAAGCAACCCCCGCACCCCCCGCGGCGTCCGGGGGCGACCCGGGAGGAGAACCCCCATCGACACCGAGCACACCGGCGACACCGAGACCGTCCCCGTCCCCGTCCCCGGTACCGGCACCGGGGACGTACGCACGCTCGACAGGCGCGAGGGGCCGTACGGCGAGGTCGTACTGCGCGAGCGCGGGGAGCACTTCGAGATCATCGCCAACGGCTGCTTCCTGATGGACACGTCGGACGGCCGCTCGGAGCGGCTGCTGATCGACGCGGCCCTGGCTGCGCTGCCGCCCGGCCGCGACCGTCCCTCCGTACTCATCGGCGGACTCGGCGTCGGATTCTCACTCGCACACGCCGCGACGGACCCCCGCTGGGGCCGGATCACGGTCGTCGAGCGCGAGCAGGCCGTCATCGACTGGCACCTGGAGGGCCCGCTCGCCCGGATCTCCGGCGCAGCGCTCGCCGATCCCCGGACTGTGATCCTGCCCACCGATCTGGTCGCACACATGCACGGATCCTCATCGGCATATGACGCTTTGTGCCTGGACATCGACAACGGACCGGGGTGGACGGTCACCGACGACAACGGCGGGCTCTACACCGCCGACGGGCTCGCAGCCTGTATGGAACGGCTCAAACCGGGAGGAATCCTGGCCGTCTGGTCGGCTCAGCCATCGGCGACTTTTGAGGAAGCCTTGCGGAATGCCGGATTCATCGGGGTAAGGACCGAAGAGATCCCAGTTGCCCGGGGCGTTCCCGACGTGGTCCATCTCGGTGTTCGCCCTGCGTAG
- a CDS encoding rhomboid-like protein: protein MLPLLRLLPTPTGTPFTFAYVLVLVATSLFAEHADPHTVTAVLRGSSTDMAHLARTPLLVLVGSALWIAGGLLSVSSAGFLLVLTALERRIGALRTGAVFLAGHVLATLATEIPVGVAVATGHLPDSSLHRLDYGISFGLMAGVGALAGLLPPLLRWPLLAAVATALVQALLTLDDPLTDWGHPISLAIGVACWPLVRRWEAARTGRAPQAPGPPLSPVPANSATATPSASASATSPDSSADASTTAF, encoded by the coding sequence TTGCTGCCCCTGCTGCGCCTGCTGCCCACCCCCACCGGAACGCCCTTCACGTTCGCCTACGTCCTGGTGCTGGTCGCCACCTCGCTCTTCGCCGAGCACGCCGACCCGCACACCGTCACCGCCGTACTGCGCGGCTCCAGTACCGACATGGCGCATCTGGCCCGTACCCCGCTGCTCGTCCTGGTGGGCAGCGCCCTGTGGATAGCCGGCGGCCTGCTCTCGGTGTCCTCGGCCGGCTTCCTGCTCGTCCTCACCGCCCTGGAGCGCCGAATAGGCGCGCTGCGCACCGGCGCGGTGTTCCTGGCGGGGCACGTCCTGGCGACGCTGGCCACCGAGATCCCGGTCGGTGTCGCGGTCGCCACGGGCCATCTCCCCGACTCCTCGCTCCACCGTTTGGACTACGGCATCAGCTTCGGACTGATGGCCGGTGTCGGGGCCCTGGCCGGACTGCTCCCGCCGCTGCTGCGCTGGCCCCTCCTGGCGGCCGTCGCCACGGCGCTCGTACAGGCGCTGCTGACCCTCGACGACCCCCTCACCGACTGGGGTCATCCGATCTCGCTCGCCATCGGGGTGGCCTGCTGGCCGCTGGTGCGCCGCTGGGAAGCCGCCAGGACCGGCCGTGCCCCTCAGGCACCCGGGCCGCCCCTATCGCCCGTACCGGCGAACTCAGCCACCGCGACCCCCTCGGCGAGCGCGTCCGCGACCTCTCCCGACAGCTCCGCCGACGCCTCCACGACGGCCTTCTGA